Proteins encoded within one genomic window of Natator depressus isolate rNatDep1 chromosome 1, rNatDep2.hap1, whole genome shotgun sequence:
- the LOC141986300 gene encoding histone H4: MSGRGKGGKGLGKGGAKRHRKVLRDNIQGITKPAIRRLARRGGVKRISGLIYEETRGVLKVFLENVIRDAVTYTEHAKRKTVTAMDVVYALKRQGRTLYGFGG, translated from the coding sequence ATGTCTGGTCGCGGCAAGGGGGGTAAAGgcttggggaagggaggtgcCAAGCGCCATCGTAAAGTGCTTCGGGATAACATCCAAGGTATTACTAAGCCAGCTATTCGTCGCTTGGCTCGTCGCGGGGGGGTGAAGCGTATTTCGGGGTTGATTTACGAAGAGACCCGGGGAGTGCTGAAGGTGTTCTTGGAGAACGTGATCCGTGATGCTGTCACTTACACTGAACATGCCAAGCGAAAGACCGTAACGGCCATGGATGTGGTTTATGCTCTGAAGCGCCAGGGTCGTACTCTCTATGGTTTTGGCGGCTAA
- the LOC141986308 gene encoding histone H2A.J: protein MSGRGKQGGKVRAKAKSRSSRAGLQFPVGRVHRLLRKGNYAERVGAGAPVYMAAVLEYLTAEILELAGNAARDNKKTRIIPRHLQLAIRNDEELNKLLGKVTIAQGGVLPNIQAVLLPKKTESHKAKSK, encoded by the coding sequence ATGTCGGGCCGAGGGAAACAAGGCGGCAAAGTGAGGGCTAAGGCAAAGTCTCGTTCATCTCGGGCCGGCTTGCAGTTTCCGGTTGGCCGTGTTCATCGGCTTCTCCGGAAGGGTAATTATGCTGAGCGAGTTGGAGCTGGAGCCCCTGTCTATATGGCGGCTGTCTTAGAATATCTGACCGCTGAGATTCTCGAGTTGGCTGGTAACGCTGCTCGGGATAACAAAAAAACCAGAATCATCCCCCGCCATCTGCAGCTCGCCATCCGTAACGACGAGGAGCTCAACAAGCTACTGGGGAAAGTCACGATCGCTCAAGGGGGTGTCCTGCCCAACATCCAGGCTGTGCTGCTGCCTAAGAAAACCGAAAGTCATAAAGCCAAGAGCAAGTAA
- the LOC141986285 gene encoding histone H2B 8, with protein MPEPAKSAPAPKKGSKKAVTKTQKKGDKKRRKTRKESYSIYVYKVLKQVHPDTGISSKAMGIMNSFVNDIFERIAGEASRLAHYNKRSTITSREIQTAVRLLLPGELAKHAVSEGTKAVTKYTSSK; from the coding sequence ATGCCTGAGCCGGCGAAATCTGCTCCTGCTCCTAAGAAGGGTTCTAAGAAGGCCGTGACCAAGACCCAGAAGAAAGGAGATAAGAAACGTAGAAAAACTAGGAAGGAAAGTTACTCAATTTACGTGTACAAAGTGTTGAAGCAAGTTCACCCGGACACCGGCATTTCCTCTAAGGCCATGGGCATTATGAACTCCTTTGTAAACGACATTTTCGAACGTATCGCTGGGGAAGCGTCTCGTCTGGCGCATTACAACAAGCGCTCAACCATCACATCCCGAGAGATCCAGACCGCTGTGCGCCTGCTTCTGCCGGGGGAGTTGGCCAAACACGCTGTGTCTGAGGGTACAAAGGCTGTTACCAAGTACACAAGCTCTAAGTAA
- the LOC141986279 gene encoding histone H1.11R-like, which produces MSETAPVAAPAVSTPGAKTSTKKPKKAAGGSKARKPPGPSVTELITKAVSASKERKGLSLAALKKVLAAGGYDVEKNNSRIKVGLKSLVSKGVLVQTKGTGASGSFKLNKKPGEIKEKAPKKKTAAKPKKAAAKKPASAAKKPKKAAVAKKSPKKVKKPAGSAVKKAAKSPKKVKAAKPKKTAKSPAKAVKPKAAKPKPTKAKTAKAKRAAPKK; this is translated from the coding sequence ATGTCGGAAACTGCGCCTGTTGCAGCTCCTGCTGTCTCCACTCCTGGAGCAAAAACCTCTACTAAAAAACCGAAAAAGGCGGCAGGAGGCTCTAAAGCCCGCAAGCCTCCAGGTCCCAGCGTGACCGAGCTAATCACCAAGGCAGTGTCCGCATCCAAGGAGCGCAAAGGGCTCTCTTTAGCTGCTCTTAAGAAGGTTCTGGCTGCCGGAGGGTACGATGTGGAGAAGAACAACAGCCGCATCAAGGTAGGATTAAAGAGCCTGGTGAGCAAAGGCGTTTTGGTGCAGACAAAAGGTACCGGTGCTTCTGGTTCTTTTAAACTCAACAAGAAGCCTGGTGAGATTAAGGAGAAGGCACCGAAGAAAAAGACAGCGGCAAAGCCTAAGAAGGCAGCTGCTAAGAAGCCTGCCAGCGCCGCCAAGAAGCCCAAAAAGGCTGCAGTGGCGAAAAAGAGCCCGAAAAAAGTCAAGAAACCAGCGGGTTCTGCAGTGAAGAAAGCAGCCAAGAGCCCGAAAAAAGTGAAAGCCGCCAAGCCCAAGAAGACAGCTAAGAGCCCGGCTAAGGCGGTGAAACCAAAAGCTGCCAAGCCCAAGCCAACAAAGGCCAAAACAGCGAAGGCGAAGAGGGCAGCACCCAAAAAGTAA